A window of the Miscanthus floridulus cultivar M001 chromosome 14, ASM1932011v1, whole genome shotgun sequence genome harbors these coding sequences:
- the LOC136503649 gene encoding uncharacterized protein: MDSAVDSRNADRAGDVVDDDLISGLDDDVLLYILELVADATDEARMGALSRRWLGLWARVPALRFASRQGPAAVSTSGAERCAALERYVSFVNDVLARRRPSTQQSGCAAIESLPISCTATGSEEHLEQLMPALIDAAQGWIRYAVSQQHGLKRFVLDLDCHDRNEYDGMVWKKKELVLDELASSSSPPSRLLETMRLALGGVRLRLPAATTMEFASLRDLSLERIRITNGGAHLLARLVSSASCPCLKLRLNKVWLSDDFKEEMRLEAKVLSELWVEEVYSVTLELMTPSLRVLHIDKCFHKAIRISVPRLEQLALFFQLGWPPGCLEIDGDSPCMRRLKLGLWSHRCHDSHYGEADNFHYGEAENHSNTLLLNHYSSITCFEVTLYGRKVFEDDVDLIQSRIPHLPHITSLTVNVSISFERHDFGVGVASLLTRFSNLRHLSLHLPFFLTLHYDLKAGLGLECDHQDYWTSHEISKDHLQEVELSGLTGTDTSRETTFDPLRNLALVPEPGLKIPSLYKAAVSSSFSLFVFVAHRHCSTPVEALPYLPRARARRHSGGAARADAPPRTRSPGASDETPSHPAGLIFPETGGPESSAAAEEHEHVCVDPDPEFGHTAPCPQAVSYPLDNCPDVPDG; the protein is encoded by the exons ATGGATTCCGCGGTGGACTCGCGCAACGCGGATCGGGCCGGTGACGTCGTCGACGACGACCTGATCAGCGGCCTGGACGACGACGTGCTCCTCTACATCCTCGAGCTGGTGGCCGACGCGACGGACGAGGCGCGCATGGGCGCGCTCTCGCGGCGGTGGCTCGGGCTCTGGGCGCGCGTTCCCGCGCTCCGCTTCGCCTCTCGCCAGGGCCCGGCGGCGGTGTCCACCAGCGGCGCCGAGCGGTGCGCCGCCTTGGAGCGGTACGTCTCCTTCGTCAACGACGTCCTTGCCCGGCGGCGTCCTAGTACTCAACAATCCGGCTGCGCCGCCATCGAGAGCCTGCCGATCTCGTGTACGGCCACGGGCTCCGAGGAGCACCTGGAACAACTGATGCCGGCGTTGATCGATGCCGCGCAAGGGTGGATCCGGTACGCCGTTTCTCAGCAGCACGGTCTGAAGCGCTTCGTCCTGGATCTAGATTGCCATGACCGCAACGAGTACGACGGAATGGTCTGGAAAAAAAAGGAGCTCGTTCTTGACGAGCTTGCTAGTAGTAGTAGCCCTCCAAGCAGGCTGCTGGAGACCATGCGTCTGGCACTAGGTGGAGTAAGGCTCCGGctccccgccgccaccaccatggaATTCGCATCGCTCAGGGATCTTTCGCTCGAAAGGATCAGGATCACTAACGGCGGAGCTCACCTCCTTGCCCGCCTCGTGTCGTCGGCGAGCTGCCCGTGCCTGAAGCTGCGCTTGAACAAGGTTTGGCTTTCTGATGATTTCAAAGAAGAGATGCggctcgaagccaaggtgctctcggAGCTGTGGGTGGAGGAGGTCTATTCGGTGACGCTGGAGCTGATGACGCCTAGCCTCCGGGTTCTACACATAGACAAGTGCTTCCACAAGGCGATTAGGATCTCCGTGCCGAGGCTTGAACAACTTGCACTCTTCTTTCAGCTAGGCTGGCCGCCTGGATGTCTTGAGATCGACGGGGACTCGCCGTGCATGCGGAGACTCAAGCTAGGTCTGTGGTCACATCGCTGTCATGACTCCCACTATGGCGAGGCCGACAACTTTCACTACGGCGAGGCCGAGAACCATAGTAACACACTACTCCTCAATCACTATAGCTCCATCACATGCTTTGAGGTGACTCTTTATGGTCGAAAG GTATTCGAGGACGACGTGGACTTGATTCAAAGTAGGATCCCACACCTACCTCATATCACATCTTTGACCGTTAATGTTTCTATTTCATTTGAGCGACATGACTTTGGAGTGGGCGTGGCAAGCCTACTCACGCGATTCAGCAATCTTAGGCACCTCAGTCTACATTTGCCCTTCTTCCTCACCCTG CACTATGACTTAAAAGCTGGATTAGGTCTCGAATGCGATCACCAAGACTATTGGACATCACATGAAATCTCCAAGGATCACCTACAGGAAGTAGAGCTTAGCGGATTGACAGGAAcagacactagtagagaaacgacttttgatccacttcgaaatttggctttagtcccg gagccgggactaaagatcccttcCCTATATAAGGCGGCCgtttcttcttccttctcactcTTCGTCTTCGTCGCCCATCGCCACTGCAGCACGCCAGTGGAAGCGCTGCCGTACCTTCCCCGCGCCCGAGCTCGACGCCACAGCGGAGGAGCCGCCCGAGCCGACGCACCGCCGAGGACGAGGAGCCCCGGAGCCAGCGACGAGACGCCCTCCCATCCCGCGGGTCTCATCTTCCCCGAGACCGGCGGACCCGAGTCCAGCGCCGCCGCTGAGGAGCACGAGCACGTCTGCGTCGATCCGGACCCCGAGTTCGGCCACACGGCGCCCTGTCCACAAGCTGTCAGCTACCCCCTCGACAACTGCCCCGACGTCCCCGACGGTTGA